One region of Pseudomonas glycinae genomic DNA includes:
- a CDS encoding RNA polymerase factor sigma-54, with protein sequence MKPSLVLRMGQQLTMTPQLQQAIRLLQLSTLDLQQEIQEALESNPMLERQEDGDDFDNSDPMADNAEQKPNTEIQEPSYQEAAPTVDNLEDGEWNERIPNELPVDTAWEDVYQTSASSLPSSDDDEWDFTTRTSAGESLQSHLLWQLNLAPMSDTDRLIAVTLIDCINNQGYLDETLEEILDAFDPELDIELDEIEAVLHRIQQFEPAGIGARNLGECLLLQLRQLSAKTPWLAEAKRLVTDYIDLLGSRDYSQLMRRMKLKEDELRQVIELVQSLNPRPGSQIESTEAEYVVPDVIVRKDNERWLVELNQESVPRLRVNAQYAGFVRRADTSADNTFMRNQLQEARWFIKSLQSRNETLMKVATQIVEHQRGFLEYGDEAMKPLVLHDIAEAVGMHESTISRVTTQKFMHTPRGIYELKYFFSSHVSTSEGGECSSTAIRAIIKKLVAAENQKKPLSDSKIAGLLEAQGIQVARRTVAKYRESLGIAPSSERKRLM encoded by the coding sequence ATGAAACCATCGCTAGTCTTGAGAATGGGCCAGCAGCTGACGATGACACCGCAGCTGCAACAGGCCATCCGCCTGCTCCAATTGTCGACCCTGGATCTGCAACAGGAAATCCAGGAGGCGCTGGAATCCAATCCGATGCTCGAACGCCAGGAAGACGGCGACGACTTCGACAACTCCGATCCCATGGCCGACAACGCCGAACAGAAGCCCAACACCGAGATCCAGGAACCTTCCTATCAGGAGGCCGCGCCGACAGTCGACAACCTCGAAGACGGCGAATGGAACGAGCGAATCCCCAACGAACTGCCGGTAGACACCGCCTGGGAAGACGTCTACCAGACCAGCGCCAGCAGCCTGCCGAGCAGCGACGATGACGAGTGGGACTTCACCACCCGCACCTCCGCCGGCGAGAGCCTGCAAAGCCATCTGCTGTGGCAGCTGAACCTGGCACCGATGTCCGACACCGATCGCCTGATCGCTGTGACCCTGATCGATTGCATCAACAATCAGGGCTACCTGGACGAAACCCTCGAAGAAATCCTCGACGCCTTTGATCCTGAGCTCGACATCGAGCTGGACGAGATCGAAGCCGTCCTGCACCGCATCCAGCAATTCGAACCGGCCGGCATCGGTGCACGCAACCTGGGCGAATGCCTGCTGCTGCAATTGCGCCAGCTGTCGGCCAAGACCCCCTGGCTGGCAGAGGCCAAGCGTCTGGTCACCGATTACATCGACCTGCTCGGCAGCCGCGACTACAGCCAGCTGATGCGCCGCATGAAACTCAAGGAAGACGAACTGCGCCAGGTCATCGAACTGGTGCAGAGCCTCAACCCGCGCCCCGGTTCGCAGATCGAGTCCACCGAAGCCGAATACGTGGTACCTGACGTCATCGTGCGCAAGGACAACGAGCGCTGGCTGGTCGAACTGAACCAGGAGTCGGTGCCGCGCCTGCGGGTCAATGCCCAGTACGCCGGTTTCGTGCGGCGCGCCGATACCAGTGCCGACAACACCTTCATGCGCAATCAGTTGCAGGAAGCCCGCTGGTTCATCAAGAGCCTGCAGAGCCGCAACGAAACCCTGATGAAAGTGGCCACCCAGATCGTCGAACATCAGCGCGGCTTTCTGGAGTACGGCGACGAAGCGATGAAGCCGCTGGTCCTGCATGACATCGCTGAAGCGGTGGGCATGCACGAGTCGACGATTTCCCGCGTGACCACGCAAAAGTTCATGCATACCCCGCGAGGCATATATGAACTGAAATACTTTTTCTCCAGCCATGTGAGCACCTCAGAAGGCGGTGAATGCTCGTCCACGGCGATCCGCGCGATCATCAAGAAACTGGTTGCCGCGGAAAATCAGAAAAAGCCGTTGAGTGACAGCAAGATCGCTGGTTTACTGGAGGCACAAGGCATTCAGGTGGCTCGCCGCACCGTCGCCAAGTACCGCGAATCCCTCGGGATCGCGCCTTCGAGCGAACGCAAGCGGTTGATGTAA
- a CDS encoding ATP-binding cassette domain-containing protein has product MSADNAYAVELKGVSFKRGARSIFNNVDIRIPRGKVTGIMGPSGCGKTTLLRLMGAQLRPSKGEVWVNGQNLPKLSRSDLFDARKHMGVLFQSGALFTDLDVFENVAFPLRVHTELPDEMIRDIVLLKLQAVGLRGAIELMPDELSGGMKRRVALARAIALDPQILMYDEPFVGQDPIAMGVLVRLIRLLNDALGITSIVVSHDLAETASIADYIYVVGDGQVLGQGTPDELMSSDDPRIRQFMTGEPDGPVPYHFPAPDYRADLLGKRR; this is encoded by the coding sequence ATGAGTGCCGATAACGCCTACGCGGTCGAGCTGAAGGGAGTCTCCTTCAAGCGCGGTGCGCGGAGCATTTTCAATAACGTCGATATCCGCATCCCGCGCGGCAAGGTCACCGGCATCATGGGGCCTTCCGGGTGTGGCAAGACCACGCTGTTGCGCCTGATGGGCGCCCAGTTGCGGCCATCCAAAGGCGAGGTCTGGGTCAACGGCCAGAACCTGCCGAAGCTGTCGCGCAGCGATCTGTTCGATGCGCGCAAGCACATGGGCGTGCTGTTTCAGAGCGGTGCGCTGTTCACCGATCTCGATGTATTCGAGAACGTCGCCTTTCCGCTGCGCGTTCATACCGAACTGCCGGACGAGATGATCCGCGACATCGTGCTGCTCAAGTTGCAGGCGGTAGGACTGCGCGGTGCGATCGAGCTGATGCCTGACGAGCTGTCCGGCGGGATGAAGCGTCGTGTTGCCCTGGCCCGGGCGATTGCCCTGGATCCGCAGATCCTCATGTACGACGAACCGTTCGTCGGCCAGGATCCGATCGCCATGGGCGTGCTGGTTCGCCTGATCCGTCTGCTCAACGATGCCCTGGGAATCACCAGCATCGTGGTGTCCCACGACCTCGCCGAAACCGCGAGCATCGCCGACTACATCTATGTGGTCGGCGATGGCCAGGTATTGGGGCAGGGCACGCCGGACGAACTGATGAGCTCGGACGATCCGCGTATCCGTCAGTTCATGACCGGTGAACCCGACGGCCCGGTGCCGTATCACTTTCCAGCGCCGGATTACCGCGCAGATCTTCTGGGGAAGCGCCGCTGA
- a CDS encoding KpsF/GutQ family sugar-phosphate isomerase produces the protein MSQTSDLIQSAQRTIRLEVEAIQGLLPHIDADFVRACEMILASKGRVVVVGMGKSGHIGNKIAATLASTGTPAFFVHPAEASHGDMGMITRDDVILALSNSGSTNEIVTLLPLIKRLGIQLISVTGNPQSPLAKAAQVNLNVHVEHEACPLNLAPTSSTTAALVMGDALAVALLEARGFTAEDFAFSHPGGALGRRLLLKVENVMHAGQELPQVQRGTLLKDALMEMTRKGLGMTVILEADGKLAGIFTDGDLRRTLDRSIDIHSATIDQVMTVHGKTARAEMLAAEALKIMEDHRINALVVVDEEDRPIGAFNLSDLLRAGVM, from the coding sequence ATGAGCCAAACCAGCGACCTGATTCAATCGGCACAACGCACCATCCGCCTCGAAGTGGAAGCCATACAAGGCTTGCTGCCCCATATCGACGCCGATTTCGTACGCGCTTGCGAGATGATTCTGGCCAGCAAGGGCCGTGTTGTCGTGGTCGGCATGGGCAAGTCCGGGCACATCGGCAACAAGATTGCCGCCACCCTGGCCAGCACCGGCACCCCGGCGTTTTTCGTGCACCCGGCCGAAGCCAGCCATGGCGACATGGGCATGATCACTCGTGACGATGTGATTCTGGCCCTGTCGAACTCCGGTTCCACCAACGAAATCGTCACCCTGCTGCCACTGATCAAGCGCCTGGGCATCCAGTTGATCAGCGTCACCGGCAACCCGCAATCGCCACTGGCCAAGGCCGCCCAGGTCAATCTCAACGTTCACGTAGAACATGAAGCTTGTCCGCTCAACCTCGCGCCAACCTCTTCGACCACCGCGGCACTGGTCATGGGCGACGCCCTGGCCGTGGCACTGCTGGAAGCGCGCGGCTTCACCGCTGAAGACTTTGCCTTTTCCCACCCCGGCGGCGCACTGGGCCGACGCCTGCTGCTGAAAGTGGAAAATGTCATGCACGCCGGGCAGGAACTGCCTCAGGTTCAACGAGGCACGCTGCTCAAGGACGCGCTGATGGAAATGACCCGCAAGGGTCTGGGCATGACTGTGATTCTTGAAGCTGACGGCAAATTGGCCGGGATCTTCACGGACGGCGACCTGCGCCGCACTCTGGATCGCAGCATTGATATCCACAGCGCCACCATCGACCAGGTGATGACCGTTCACGGCAAGACCGCCCGCGCCGAGATGCTCGCCGCCGAAGCCCTGAAAATCATGGAAGACCACCGAATCAACGCGCTGGTTGTCGTGGATGAAGAGGATCGCCCGATCGGCGCCTTCAACCTCTCCGATCTGCTGCGCGCAGGAGTGATGTAA
- the lptB gene encoding LPS export ABC transporter ATP-binding protein — protein sequence MATLKAQHLAKAYKSRQVVRDVSLSIDSGQIVGLLGPNGAGKTTCFYMIVGLVQADQGRVLIDDLDVSHQPMHGRAKAGIGYLPQEASIFRKLSVADNIMAILETRQELDKAGRRKELESLLQEFHISHIRDNLGMSLSGGERRRVEIARALATAPKFILLDEPFAGVDPISVGDIKQIIHHLKAKGIGVLITDHNVRETLDICETAYIVNDGQLIAEGDSATILANDLVKEVYLGHEFRL from the coding sequence ATGGCAACTCTGAAAGCTCAGCACCTGGCCAAGGCCTATAAAAGCCGCCAGGTCGTGCGCGACGTCAGCCTTTCGATCGACAGCGGTCAGATCGTCGGCCTGCTCGGCCCGAACGGCGCCGGCAAGACCACGTGCTTCTACATGATCGTCGGCCTGGTTCAGGCCGATCAGGGTCGCGTACTGATCGACGACCTCGACGTCAGCCACCAGCCGATGCACGGTCGCGCCAAGGCCGGTATCGGCTATCTGCCGCAAGAAGCGTCGATCTTCCGCAAACTGTCGGTAGCCGACAACATCATGGCCATCCTCGAGACCCGTCAGGAACTCGACAAGGCCGGTCGTCGCAAGGAGCTGGAAAGCCTGCTGCAGGAATTCCACATCAGCCACATTCGCGACAACCTCGGCATGAGCCTGTCCGGTGGCGAACGCCGCCGCGTGGAGATCGCCCGCGCACTGGCTACGGCACCGAAGTTCATCCTGCTCGACGAACCGTTCGCCGGTGTCGACCCGATCTCGGTGGGCGACATCAAGCAGATCATCCACCACCTCAAGGCCAAGGGTATCGGTGTATTGATCACCGACCACAACGTCCGTGAGACGCTGGATATCTGCGAAACCGCCTACATCGTCAATGACGGCCAGTTGATCGCCGAAGGCGACTCCGCGACCATCCTCGCCAATGATCTGGTCAAGGAAGTGTATCTGGGTCACGAGTTCCGCCTGTAA
- the mlaE gene encoding lipid asymmetry maintenance ABC transporter permease subunit MlaE, which translates to MRRITLMERVRRFGLAGIDSVAVFGRSTLFLFHALLGRGGIGGGFGLLVKQLHSVGVMSLVIIVVSGIFIGMVLALQGFNILSSYGSEQAVGQMVALTLLRELGPVVTALLFAGRAGSALTAEIGNMKSTEQLSSLEMIGVDPLKYIIAPRLWAGFISLPVLAMIFSVVGIWGGSWVAVDWLGVYEGSYWSNMQNSVSFGDDVLNGIIKSAVFAFVVTWIAVFQGYDCEPTSEGISRATTKTVVYASLAVLGLDFILTALMFGDF; encoded by the coding sequence ATGCGCAGAATTACATTAATGGAGCGTGTGCGTCGTTTCGGCCTCGCCGGAATCGACAGCGTTGCAGTGTTCGGGCGTTCGACCCTGTTCCTGTTTCATGCCTTGCTCGGGCGTGGCGGCATCGGCGGCGGTTTCGGCCTGCTGGTCAAGCAGTTGCATTCGGTCGGCGTGATGTCGCTGGTGATCATTGTGGTGTCCGGGATCTTCATCGGCATGGTGCTGGCGCTGCAGGGCTTCAACATCCTGTCGAGTTACGGCTCGGAGCAGGCCGTCGGCCAGATGGTCGCGCTGACCCTGTTGCGCGAGCTGGGGCCGGTGGTGACCGCGCTGTTGTTCGCCGGTCGCGCCGGTTCGGCGCTGACGGCGGAAATCGGCAACATGAAATCCACCGAGCAGCTGTCCAGCCTGGAAATGATCGGGGTCGACCCGCTGAAATACATCATCGCTCCGCGTCTGTGGGCCGGCTTCATTTCCCTGCCGGTGCTGGCGATGATCTTCAGCGTGGTCGGCATCTGGGGCGGTTCATGGGTCGCTGTCGACTGGTTGGGCGTCTACGAAGGTTCCTACTGGTCAAACATGCAGAACAGCGTGAGCTTCGGTGACGATGTGCTCAACGGCATCATCAAAAGTGCAGTATTCGCTTTTGTCGTCACCTGGATCGCCGTATTTCAAGGCTATGACTGCGAACCCACTTCCGAGGGGATCAGCCGTGCCACTACCA
- the rapZ gene encoding RNase adapter RapZ, which yields MRLIIVSGRSGSGKSTALDVLEDNGYYCIDNLPAGLLPELAERALIHTELAQPLVAVSIDARNLPSHLSRFPELLEDVRAKHIQCDVLYLDADEETLLKRFSETRRRHPLSNANRSLAEAIQDESALLGPIADLADLKINTTHLNLYQLRDTIKLRLLNQPEPGTAFLVESFGFKRGMPVDADLVFDVRCLPNPYWKPELRAQSGLDQPVAEYLAAQPEVEEMYQDIYTYLHKWLPRFAASNRAYVTIAIGCTGGHHRSVYLTERLGQALQKTLKNVQVRHRDLS from the coding sequence ATGCGCTTGATCATTGTCAGCGGCCGTTCCGGCTCGGGTAAAAGTACTGCCCTGGATGTCCTTGAGGACAACGGTTACTACTGCATTGATAACCTGCCGGCCGGCCTGCTGCCGGAGCTGGCCGAACGTGCCCTGATTCACACCGAACTGGCGCAGCCACTGGTGGCGGTATCGATCGACGCACGCAATCTGCCGAGCCATCTGAGCCGATTTCCGGAATTGCTCGAGGACGTACGCGCCAAGCATATTCAATGCGATGTCCTGTATCTGGATGCCGACGAAGAAACCCTGCTCAAGCGTTTCTCCGAAACTCGCCGCCGCCACCCGCTGAGCAACGCCAATCGTTCGCTGGCAGAAGCCATTCAGGATGAAAGCGCCCTGCTCGGCCCGATTGCCGATCTCGCCGATCTGAAGATCAACACCACCCATCTCAACCTGTACCAGCTACGCGACACCATCAAATTGCGCCTGTTGAACCAGCCGGAGCCGGGCACGGCGTTTCTGGTGGAGTCGTTCGGTTTCAAACGCGGCATGCCGGTGGATGCGGATCTGGTGTTCGATGTACGCTGCCTGCCGAACCCGTACTGGAAGCCGGAACTGCGTGCGCAATCCGGTCTCGATCAGCCGGTCGCCGAGTATCTGGCCGCGCAGCCCGAGGTCGAGGAGATGTACCAGGATATTTACACGTACCTGCACAAATGGCTGCCGCGCTTCGCCGCGAGCAACCGCGCTTACGTCACCATTGCCATCGGCTGCACCGGCGGGCATCACCGTTCCGTTTACCTGACCGAACGTCTGGGCCAGGCGCTGCAGAAGACCCTGAAGAACGTCCAGGTCCGCCACCGCGACCTCAGCTAA
- a CDS encoding HPr family phosphocarrier protein, protein MPAREIEIINKLGLHARASAKFVGVAGQFPDCTIRVGRTPETTVDGKSIMAMMMLAAGKGTKIHLSTEGHQEQEAMDALVALINNYFDEGG, encoded by the coding sequence ATGCCTGCTCGGGAAATAGAAATCATCAATAAACTGGGCCTGCACGCCCGCGCATCGGCAAAATTCGTCGGCGTGGCGGGCCAGTTTCCCGATTGCACGATCAGAGTCGGCCGTACCCCGGAAACCACGGTTGACGGTAAAAGCATCATGGCGATGATGATGCTCGCTGCGGGCAAGGGCACCAAAATCCACTTGAGTACCGAAGGCCACCAGGAACAGGAAGCCATGGATGCGCTGGTTGCGTTGATCAACAACTACTTCGATGAAGGTGGCTGA
- a CDS encoding superoxide dismutase, whose product MAFTLPALPYAYDALEPHIDAQTMEIHYTKHHQTYINNLNAAVEGTEFAEWPVEKLVASVQQLPEKLRAAVINQGGGHANHSLFWEVMVPNGGGKPDGALAKAIDEQLGGLDSFKEAFTKAALTRFGSGWAWLSVTPDKQLVVESSGNQDSPLMNGNTPILGLDVWEHAYYLRYQNRRPEYISAFYNVINWPQVAARYQAALV is encoded by the coding sequence ATGGCTTTTACCCTGCCAGCTTTGCCTTACGCCTACGACGCACTGGAACCGCACATCGATGCGCAAACCATGGAGATTCACTACACCAAGCATCATCAGACTTACATCAACAATCTGAACGCCGCGGTCGAGGGCACCGAGTTTGCGGAGTGGCCGGTGGAAAAACTGGTCGCCAGTGTCCAGCAACTGCCGGAAAAACTTCGTGCGGCGGTGATCAATCAGGGCGGCGGTCACGCCAACCATTCGCTGTTCTGGGAAGTGATGGTGCCCAACGGCGGTGGCAAACCGGACGGTGCGCTGGCCAAGGCGATCGATGAGCAACTGGGCGGGCTCGACAGCTTCAAGGAAGCCTTCACCAAGGCCGCGCTGACCCGCTTCGGCAGTGGTTGGGCGTGGCTCAGCGTCACCCCGGACAAGCAACTGGTGGTGGAAAGCAGCGGAAACCAGGACAGTCCGCTGATGAACGGCAACACGCCGATTCTCGGCCTCGACGTGTGGGAGCACGCTTACTACCTGCGATATCAGAACCGTCGGCCGGAATACATCAGCGCGTTCTACAACGTGATCAACTGGCCGCAAGTCGCTGCGCGCTATCAGGCCGCGCTGGTTTAA
- a CDS encoding KdsC family phosphatase encodes MSTDLLQRGKAIKLAVFDVDGVLTDGRLYFLEDGSEFKTFNTLDGQGIKMLMNAGVQTAIISGRKTSVVERRARNLGIPHLFQGREDKLVVLDGLLEQLGLSYEQVAYLGDDLPDLPVIRRVGLGMAVANAAPFVREHAHGVTQARGGEGAAREFCELILRAQGSLDAANNAYL; translated from the coding sequence ATGAGCACCGATCTGCTGCAACGCGGCAAAGCCATCAAACTGGCGGTTTTCGACGTCGACGGTGTTCTCACCGACGGGCGACTGTACTTCCTTGAAGATGGCAGCGAGTTCAAGACTTTCAACACGCTCGATGGTCAGGGCATCAAGATGCTGATGAACGCTGGCGTACAGACCGCCATCATCAGCGGTCGCAAGACTTCGGTGGTCGAGCGTCGGGCAAGGAACCTGGGCATCCCGCACCTGTTTCAGGGTCGCGAAGACAAACTGGTGGTTCTCGACGGTCTTCTGGAGCAACTGGGCCTAAGCTATGAACAAGTGGCTTACCTCGGCGACGATTTGCCCGACCTGCCCGTGATCCGCCGCGTAGGGCTGGGCATGGCCGTGGCCAACGCCGCCCCTTTTGTTCGCGAACACGCACATGGCGTCACCCAGGCCCGTGGCGGCGAAGGTGCCGCCCGCGAATTCTGCGAACTGATCCTGCGCGCCCAAGGCAGCCTCGACGCCGCCAACAATGCGTACCTGTGA
- the hpf gene encoding ribosome hibernation-promoting factor, HPF/YfiA family encodes MQVNISGHQLEVTQPLREYIELKLKKLEGHFDKITNVQVTMCVEKLKQKIEATLHIPGNEVVANAEHTDMYAAIDALTDKLDKQLKKHKEKTQSLLQGATGR; translated from the coding sequence ATGCAAGTCAACATCAGTGGACACCAACTGGAAGTTACCCAGCCTCTGCGCGAGTACATCGAGCTCAAGCTCAAGAAGCTCGAAGGGCATTTCGACAAGATCACCAACGTACAGGTCACGATGTGCGTCGAAAAGCTGAAGCAGAAAATCGAAGCCACGCTGCATATTCCCGGCAATGAGGTCGTCGCAAACGCGGAACATACCGATATGTACGCTGCGATCGACGCGTTGACCGACAAGCTTGATAAACAACTCAAAAAGCATAAGGAAAAGACCCAGAGCCTGCTCCAGGGCGCTACCGGTCGATAA
- the ptsN gene encoding PTS IIA-like nitrogen regulatory protein PtsN, with protein sequence MIRLESILTPGRSLVNVPGGSKKKALEQIANLIAREVPDLEMQDVFEALIAREKLGSTGFGNGIAIPHCRLKGCEAPISALMHLDAPIDFDAIDGAPVDLLFVLLVPQAATDAHLELLRQIASMLDRKDVRDRLRSAPSNEALYQVVLEEQNRP encoded by the coding sequence ATGATCCGACTTGAAAGTATCCTGACCCCCGGCCGTTCCCTGGTGAACGTGCCGGGCGGCAGTAAAAAGAAAGCCCTCGAACAAATTGCCAACCTGATCGCCCGGGAAGTCCCGGATCTGGAGATGCAAGATGTCTTCGAGGCATTGATTGCCCGTGAAAAACTGGGTTCAACTGGTTTTGGCAACGGCATCGCCATTCCTCACTGCCGCCTCAAGGGCTGCGAAGCGCCGATCAGTGCGCTGATGCACCTTGATGCCCCTATCGATTTCGACGCAATCGACGGCGCGCCTGTGGATCTGCTGTTCGTCCTTCTGGTGCCGCAAGCTGCCACCGATGCGCACCTGGAGCTTTTACGCCAGATCGCCAGCATGCTCGACCGCAAGGACGTGCGCGACAGACTGCGCAGCGCGCCAAGCAACGAAGCCCTGTACCAGGTTGTACTGGAAGAGCAGAACAGGCCGTAA
- the lptC gene encoding LPS export ABC transporter periplasmic protein LptC has protein sequence MFSKKFRNILLFGCIAAIFGAVGYWNISPERFLDKPPVSAEESPIDWYATNTHTIQYLEDGKVQYEMTSDKAEHVKATDITLVTKPDLNMFRGTDFPWHVTSERGEVNSGGTEVELIDSVRVKRTDEKNRDTLITSTRMTVFPQQQYAQTQQPVRIDGAGGVSTGVGMKAYLKESRIHLLSNVRGQYEAR, from the coding sequence ATGTTTAGCAAAAAGTTTCGCAACATCTTGTTGTTCGGTTGTATCGCAGCGATATTCGGCGCTGTCGGCTACTGGAACATCAGCCCGGAACGTTTCCTCGACAAACCGCCGGTTTCGGCAGAGGAAAGCCCGATCGACTGGTATGCAACCAATACGCACACGATCCAGTACCTCGAAGACGGCAAAGTGCAGTACGAAATGACGTCCGACAAGGCCGAGCACGTCAAGGCGACCGACATTACACTGGTCACCAAACCCGATCTGAACATGTTCCGTGGCACCGATTTTCCATGGCACGTGACCAGTGAACGCGGCGAAGTGAACTCCGGTGGCACCGAGGTCGAGCTGATCGACTCCGTTCGGGTCAAGCGCACCGACGAAAAGAACCGCGACACACTGATTACCAGCACACGCATGACGGTGTTCCCTCAGCAGCAATATGCGCAGACCCAGCAACCCGTTAGAATCGACGGCGCTGGCGGTGTATCGACTGGCGTAGGAATGAAAGCGTATTTGAAGGAAAGCAGGATACACCTGCTATCGAACGTAAGAGGACAGTATGAGGCTCGTTAA
- the lptA gene encoding lipopolysaccharide transport periplasmic protein LptA — protein MRLVKTLPILLGLGAALGSVSAWALPNDQEQPIRIQADDAQLDDKNGVATYKGDVIITQGSMIVKGNTVTMTRAPNGDIDVVTSVGNLAYFEQLQTAGDTKPVQGWGVTIQYHAQQNRVVLIDKAKVVDKDNNTTQGEKIVYDTVKKLASAGRATGSKVTEARPRIDMVIQPKKKTDEKTQ, from the coding sequence ATGAGGCTCGTTAAAACCCTCCCTATTTTGCTCGGTCTGGGCGCAGCACTGGGAAGCGTGAGCGCCTGGGCTCTGCCGAACGATCAAGAGCAGCCAATCCGCATTCAGGCCGACGATGCCCAGCTGGACGACAAGAACGGCGTTGCCACTTATAAAGGCGACGTGATCATCACCCAGGGTTCGATGATCGTCAAAGGCAACACCGTGACCATGACCCGTGCGCCTAACGGTGACATCGATGTCGTGACTTCGGTGGGCAACCTCGCCTACTTCGAACAGTTGCAGACTGCCGGTGACACCAAGCCCGTCCAGGGCTGGGGCGTGACCATTCAGTACCACGCACAGCAAAACCGCGTCGTACTGATCGACAAGGCAAAAGTCGTCGACAAGGACAACAACACCACTCAGGGCGAGAAAATCGTCTATGACACGGTGAAAAAACTGGCCAGCGCCGGTCGAGCCACTGGCAGCAAGGTCACCGAAGCGCGTCCGCGCATCGACATGGTGATCCAGCCGAAGAAGAAAACCGACGAGAAAACCCAGTAA
- a CDS encoding ZIP family metal transporter, whose product MGTETLAIGSGRMFRYAIGSLLLLAGMTLLVAHGLEWLNLEPRLSRALQGGAICALGTALGAVPVLVIRNMPQALGDTLLGFGAGVMLAATAFSLIVPGIAAAEGLGLSPWGASGLICFGIMLGAFGLYLVDRRVSGASPEMLIGTVEHPVIPPRIWLFVFAIIAHNIPEGMAVGVSAGGGVPDADSLAMGIALQDVPEGLVIALVLAGAGMSRVKAFLIGAASGLVEPVFALLCAWLVSLAELLLPLGLALAAGAMLLVVTHEVIPESRRNGHEKLASLGLLTGFCLMMVMDTALG is encoded by the coding sequence ATGGGCACTGAGACACTGGCGATCGGAAGTGGGCGTATGTTTCGTTACGCAATCGGTTCGCTGTTGCTGTTGGCGGGCATGACCCTGCTGGTCGCTCACGGACTGGAATGGCTGAATCTGGAACCTAGGCTGTCGCGGGCATTGCAGGGCGGCGCGATTTGCGCCCTCGGCACCGCACTTGGAGCGGTTCCGGTGCTGGTGATCCGCAACATGCCCCAGGCGCTGGGCGATACGCTGCTGGGTTTTGGCGCCGGTGTGATGCTGGCCGCGACCGCGTTTTCGCTGATCGTGCCGGGAATCGCCGCCGCCGAAGGTCTGGGGTTGAGCCCTTGGGGCGCCAGCGGCCTGATCTGTTTCGGCATCATGCTCGGGGCGTTTGGCCTTTATCTGGTTGATCGCCGGGTGTCGGGCGCATCGCCGGAAATGCTCATCGGCACTGTCGAGCATCCGGTGATTCCGCCGCGGATCTGGTTGTTCGTGTTCGCCATCATTGCCCATAACATCCCGGAAGGCATGGCGGTCGGTGTCTCGGCGGGTGGTGGAGTGCCGGACGCAGACAGTCTGGCCATGGGCATTGCCTTGCAGGATGTGCCGGAAGGGCTGGTGATTGCACTGGTACTGGCCGGTGCCGGGATGTCGCGGGTCAAGGCATTCTTGATTGGCGCAGCGTCAGGTCTGGTCGAGCCGGTGTTCGCGCTGCTCTGTGCCTGGCTGGTCAGTCTTGCCGAGTTATTGCTGCCCTTGGGCTTGGCGTTGGCGGCGGGTGCCATGCTGCTGGTGGTGACTCACGAGGTCATTCCGGAGTCGCGACGCAATGGTCATGAGAAGCTGGCAAGCCTGGGCTTGTTGACCGGATTCTGTCTGATGATGGTGATGGACACGGCATTGGGCTGA